One genomic region from Cydia amplana chromosome Z, ilCydAmpl1.1, whole genome shotgun sequence encodes:
- the LOC134661762 gene encoding prefoldin subunit 1 translates to MAKPVDLELKKAFVELQVKMVETSKKIQVIDSQISVLNRILQHVDITQREISTMPPDTKTYESVGRMFLLTDFEEVKANLKNREAQVKTRTKELENNKQYLEKNLKESEDNIREMVQQRKEQSEIKS, encoded by the coding sequence ATGGCTAAACCTGTTGATTTAGAGCTAAAAAAAGCATTTGTTGAATTACAAGTTAAAATGGTTGAAACTAGCAAGAAAATACAGGTGATAGACTCCCAAATTAGTGTTTTGAACCGCATCTTGCAGCACGTAGATATAACTCAACGTGAAATTAGTACCATGCCTCCTGATACGAAGACCTATGAATCCGTGGGCCGAATGTTCTTACTTACTGACTTTGAAGAAGTTAAAGCGAATTTGAAAAATCGAGAGGCGCAAGTAAAAACGCGTACTAAAGAATTGGAGAACAATAAACAGTACCTGGAAAAAAACTTGAAAGAAAGTGAAGACAATATCAGGGAAATGGTACAACAGAGAAAGGAACAGAGTGAAATAAAATcttaa